The sequence TCACCGTGACGATTCCAGATGCGGCCTCAACGGGAAGGGTTCTGTTGGAAGTCGCCTGGGAGACGGTTCGCCTCAGAGAGTTTCCATATAGACCAAGTCGATTTGATTGCCTCTTCCTCTGGACAGACGAGCGTGTTGCCAGACGGTTCAATTCGAAAAGGGCAGAAGCTGAACTCTATGAAGTTGAGATTGTTGATTGCTCGCGTGTGTTTGCTGCGAATATGGATCTCATAAGCTATTTTGAAGAGTCTGAAACTCTCGGATCAATGTTTGAGAGGGCACGAGAATACTGGAGAACCGAGAAAAAAGACGAACACGGAGAGATTCTTTTGGAAGGCTCTATTCGGATTACACAGACTATCTCATAGAAAAAATAGGTGGTATTGCGTACATATGAAAAAAGAAGCATTAAAAAATGACATAATCGTAATCGGTGGTGGCCCCGCAGGTGTTGAAGCGGCGATTGCGGCGGCTCCCTATGCAGACAGCGTGGTAATAATCTCCGAAGGGCCTGTCGCCGATTGGGGAAAGCTGATGCCCAGTCGCGTGTGGTTGGCTGCACTCGACCAAATGGAAATGCTGGAACAGTCTCCATTATTGCGAACCGTCTCCAAATCTGGGGCGTTTGAACTGGACCTGATCGCTGCTCACACTGACCGGGTTGCCAGTAGTTGGAGGAAGTACATTACTGAAGAACTCAATCGTAGAGATGTCCAGATTTCAATTGGCCGTGCATCATTCACATCCCCAAACCAAGTACAAATAACGAGTAATACAAGTCGGCAAGAACTGTCTGCTCATGCCATCATCATTGCTTCCGGTGCTATCCCTAATTTCCCACCCGGATTTGAGCCTGATGGCGAGAGGATATTCTCCGCAAGCACAATAGGTCAGATGAAAACCCTACCAAAATCAATTATTGTCGTAGGCGACGGTCCTATTGGATTTGAGTTTGTCGATATATTCAGCCGTCTTGGTGTCAGTATAATCTGGATAGTATTGGCTGGCGGTCCCAAGTCTGGTTTTGGGACAGAAGCCGATGAATTTCTCATCAGCATCTTCAAAAAAAGAGGTATTCGAATTAAAGCCGGACTACCTATTGAGTGCATTGAACGCGGAAATGACGCGATATCTATAATTCAGAACGGCTTGAAAATCGAAGCTGAAATGGCGTTCGTCAATCTTGGGCATAGACCCAATTTAGGGCACCTCAATCTCCAGGCGGCAGGCATAGAGGTTAATGAACGTGGACTTCTGGAACCAGATGAATTTGGGCGCACGAACATTTCCAACATCTATGTTGCAGGTGATGCGATTCAATTTGGTCCGGGAACCATAGCCATGGGACAAGCAAGAGTAGCCGGATTACACGCTGTAAAAAGGAAGACCTCCCCTTTCGATCTGGAAAGCACAGTAATC comes from Gemmatimonadota bacterium and encodes:
- a CDS encoding DUF2441 domain-containing protein; amino-acid sequence: MALDIGRGSLLFWSAKSGLSSGTLVKPENFQDRLMRQTLIEVQTSPLTVTIPDAASTGRVLLEVAWETVRLREFPYRPSRFDCLFLWTDERVARRFNSKRAEAELYEVEIVDCSRVFAANMDLISYFEESETLGSMFERAREYWRTEKKDEHGEILLEGSIRITQTIS
- a CDS encoding NAD(P)/FAD-dependent oxidoreductase, producing MKKEALKNDIIVIGGGPAGVEAAIAAAPYADSVVIISEGPVADWGKLMPSRVWLAALDQMEMLEQSPLLRTVSKSGAFELDLIAAHTDRVASSWRKYITEELNRRDVQISIGRASFTSPNQVQITSNTSRQELSAHAIIIASGAIPNFPPGFEPDGERIFSASTIGQMKTLPKSIIVVGDGPIGFEFVDIFSRLGVSIIWIVLAGGPKSGFGTEADEFLISIFKKRGIRIKAGLPIECIERGNDAISIIQNGLKIEAEMAFVNLGHRPNLGHLNLQAAGIEVNERGLLEPDEFGRTNISNIYVAGDAIQFGPGTIAMGQARVAGLHAVKRKTSPFDLESTVISFGLNPQVARVGTIQRDDGSVQSVAAPFRATILSHINSELEGFIRVAWDNEGRVVGGLAVGRNAADALAPIAMAIKTRASINDLAEMQGSHPNISELPYITARKET